A single Pantoea rwandensis DNA region contains:
- the hslV gene encoding ATP-dependent protease subunit HslV produces the protein MTTIVSVRRNGRVVIGGDGQATLGNTVMKGNVKKVRRLYNDKVIAGFAGGTADAFTLFELFERKLEMHQGHLVKAAVELAKDWRTDRMLRRLEALLAVADENSSLIISGNGDVIQPENDLIAIGSGGPYAQAAARALLENTDIGAHDIVEKALNIAGDICIYTNHNINFEELPSKAKD, from the coding sequence GTGACAACAATAGTAAGTGTACGACGCAACGGCCGAGTCGTGATTGGCGGTGATGGCCAGGCTACGCTCGGCAATACCGTGATGAAAGGCAACGTGAAGAAAGTGCGTCGTCTCTACAATGACAAAGTGATCGCCGGTTTTGCTGGCGGCACCGCAGATGCCTTCACCCTGTTTGAACTGTTCGAGCGCAAGCTGGAAATGCACCAGGGCCATCTGGTGAAAGCAGCGGTCGAACTGGCAAAAGACTGGCGTACCGATCGCATGCTGCGCCGCCTTGAAGCGCTGCTGGCGGTGGCTGATGAAAACTCCTCACTGATCATCAGCGGTAATGGTGACGTGATTCAGCCTGAAAATGACCTGATTGCCATCGGTTCGGGTGGTCCTTACGCCCAGGCAGCGGCACGCGCCCTGCTGGAGAACACCGACATTGGTGCGCACGATATCGTTGAGAAGGCGCTGAACATCGCTGGCGATATCTGCATTTACACCAACCACAACATTAACTTCGAAGAATTACCGTCTAAGGCTAAGGACTAA
- the rpmE gene encoding 50S ribosomal protein L31 has product MKQGIHPKYEAVTITCSCGNVINTRSTMTGTLNLDVCGKCHPFYTGKQRVVDSGGRVDRFNKRFSIPGSKK; this is encoded by the coding sequence ATGAAACAAGGTATTCACCCGAAATACGAAGCTGTGACCATCACCTGCTCTTGCGGCAACGTGATCAACACCCGTTCAACCATGACTGGTACCCTGAACCTGGACGTGTGCGGCAAATGCCACCCGTTCTACACTGGTAAGCAGCGTGTTGTTGATTCTGGTGGTCGTGTTGATCGCTTCAACAAGCGTTTCAGCATCCCAGGCAGCAAGAAATAA
- the metB gene encoding cystathionine gamma-synthase, with product MTRKQATIAVRSGLNDDEQYGCVVPPIHLSSTYNFLDFNEPRAHDYSRRGNPTRDVVQRALAELEGGAGAVLTNTGMSAIHLVTTVFLKPGDLLVAPHDCYGGSYRLFDSLSKRGAYRVKFVDQGDKAALAAALAEKPKLVLVESPSNPLLRVVDIAGICQAAREAGAISVVDNTFLSPALQNPLALGADLVIHSCTKYLNGHSDVVAGAVISKDPAMATDLAWWANNIGVTGAAFDSYLLLRGLRTLAPRMAAAQRNALAIVDYLKQQPLVKKLYHPSLPENAGHEYAVRQQRGFGAMLSFELDADEARLRRFLKALQLFTLAESLGGVESLISHTATMTHAGMSAEARAAAGISETLLRISVGIEDHEDLIADLDNAFRIAAEE from the coding sequence ATGACGCGTAAACAGGCAACCATCGCAGTACGCAGCGGTTTGAATGATGACGAGCAATATGGCTGCGTTGTCCCACCAATTCACCTCTCCAGTACCTACAACTTCCTCGACTTTAATGAGCCGCGTGCACATGACTACTCACGTCGCGGTAACCCCACGCGTGATGTGGTACAACGCGCGCTGGCGGAACTGGAAGGCGGTGCGGGCGCGGTATTAACCAATACCGGGATGTCAGCGATTCATCTGGTGACCACCGTGTTCCTGAAGCCGGGCGATCTGCTGGTTGCCCCACATGACTGCTACGGCGGCAGCTATCGCCTGTTCGACAGCCTGAGCAAACGCGGTGCTTATCGCGTGAAATTTGTCGATCAGGGTGACAAAGCTGCTCTGGCAGCCGCGCTGGCCGAGAAACCCAAACTCGTGTTGGTGGAGAGCCCAAGCAATCCGCTGCTGCGCGTGGTGGATATCGCAGGCATTTGCCAGGCAGCGCGCGAAGCGGGTGCAATCAGCGTGGTGGATAACACCTTCCTGAGTCCGGCATTGCAGAACCCGCTGGCGCTGGGCGCCGATCTGGTGATCCACTCCTGTACCAAGTATTTGAATGGTCACTCCGATGTGGTCGCCGGAGCGGTGATTTCTAAAGATCCGGCGATGGCCACGGATCTTGCCTGGTGGGCGAATAATATTGGTGTAACCGGCGCAGCGTTTGATAGCTACCTGCTGCTGCGCGGTCTGCGCACGCTGGCGCCGCGTATGGCAGCAGCACAGCGTAATGCGCTGGCGATTGTTGATTACCTGAAGCAACAACCGCTGGTGAAAAAACTGTATCATCCGTCTCTGCCGGAAAATGCCGGACATGAGTACGCGGTGCGTCAACAACGTGGCTTTGGTGCGATGCTCAGCTTTGAACTCGACGCTGATGAAGCACGTCTGCGCCGCTTCCTGAAAGCGCTGCAGTTGTTCACGCTGGCAGAATCGCTGGGTGGCGTGGAGAGCCTGATTTCGCACACCGCGACCATGACGCATGCCGGCATGTCTGCGGAAGCGCGCGCGGCAGCGGGGATTTCAGAAACGCTGCTGCGTATTTCTGTCGGAATTGAAGATCACGAAGATTTAATCGCCGATCTGGATAATGCATTCCGGATCGCAGCCGAGGAGTAA
- the ftsN gene encoding cell division protein FtsN encodes MAQRDYVGRGRSTGTRRKKPAAGRSKKSKGGSGTSKLMIVLAVAVLVTFAGGLWFISHHKKEETEVIPNHKANGNGLPPKPEERWKYIKELENRQITVPTPTEPSAGGGVQSQTQLTDEQRQLLEQMQADMRQQPTQLNEVPWNEQTPAQRQQTLQRQQQVQQQQQQMQRQQQQLQQQQRQQQLQQQQATRQQQQPAPITREPVQQPKPQETAKAKPEEKAASQRWMVQCGSFKGTDQAESVRAGLAFEGFESRITTGGGWNRVVIGPFKDRSSADSTVKRLHSSGHSSCIPLALP; translated from the coding sequence GTGGCACAGAGAGATTATGTAGGCCGCGGGCGTTCAACAGGGACGCGTCGCAAAAAACCCGCTGCAGGCCGCAGTAAGAAAAGCAAAGGCGGCTCCGGCACGTCAAAGTTGATGATCGTACTGGCCGTGGCCGTACTGGTCACCTTTGCCGGTGGTTTATGGTTCATCTCTCATCATAAAAAAGAAGAGACTGAGGTCATTCCGAATCATAAAGCCAACGGCAACGGCCTTCCGCCTAAGCCAGAAGAACGCTGGAAATACATCAAAGAGCTGGAAAATCGCCAAATCACCGTGCCGACGCCGACGGAACCGTCTGCTGGTGGTGGTGTGCAATCACAGACCCAGCTTACGGATGAGCAGCGCCAATTGCTGGAACAGATGCAGGCTGATATGCGCCAACAACCGACGCAGCTCAACGAAGTGCCGTGGAACGAACAAACTCCGGCACAGCGTCAGCAAACTCTGCAACGCCAACAGCAGGTACAGCAACAACAGCAACAGATGCAGCGCCAGCAGCAACAGTTACAGCAGCAACAACGCCAACAGCAGTTGCAGCAACAGCAGGCGACGCGTCAACAACAACAGCCAGCGCCGATAACGCGTGAACCGGTGCAACAGCCGAAACCGCAGGAAACGGCAAAAGCGAAACCGGAAGAGAAAGCCGCTTCGCAGCGCTGGATGGTGCAGTGTGGCTCGTTCAAAGGCACTGACCAGGCAGAGTCTGTGCGCGCAGGTCTGGCTTTTGAAGGTTTCGAGAGCCGTATCACCACCGGCGGAGGCTGGAATCGCGTGGTTATCGGTCCATTTAAAGATCGCAGCAGTGCTGACAGCACCGTCAAACGCTTACACAGCTCCGGACACAGCAGCTGCATTCCGCTCGCTTTACCCTAA
- the priA gene encoding primosomal protein N' yields the protein MPVVQVALPVPLPRLFDYLLPADAPQPVVGARVSVPFGNRKMIGIVVAVKETSDLPLTQLKPLESVLDDQSLFSPALWRILNWAASYYHSPLGEVLNHALPVLLRQGKPAQEAPLWQWVVNDAGREVAMESLKRAPKQQQALAALRQQPLYRHQVSEQDLTDAALQSLRAKGLCDLREHAPQMHDWRTTFAVKGDRLRLNTDQAMAVGAMRSEDDHYAAWLLAGITGSGKTEVYLSVLENVLARGKQALVLVPEIGLTPQTIARFRERFDAPIDVLHSALNDSERLAVWLRARRGETAIIIGTRSALFTPLARPGVIIIDEEHDSSYKQQEGWRYQARDLAVFRAHEEDIPIVMGSATPALETLHNVRVGKYRQLNLTKRAGNAKPALQQLIDLKGQQLKGGLAPALLGKMRQHLQADNQVLLFLNRRGFSPALMCHDCGWLAECQRCDSYYTLHQHHRQLRCHHCDSQRPLPNQCPGCGSTHLMPVGVGTEQLEQQLSTLFPGVPVSRIDRDTTSRKGALEQHLADVHRGGARILVGTQMLAKGHHFPDVTLVSLLDVDGALFSADFRAAERFAQLYTQVAGRAGRAGKQGEVLLQTHHPEHPLLQTLLHRGYFAFAEETLLERQSVQLPPWTSHALFRAEDMDNAQAAEFLTQLRNLLEASPLKDEAMWLMGPVPALAPKRSGRWRWQLLLQHPSRKRLQQLLSSSLPLISTLPAARKTKWTLDIDPTES from the coding sequence ATGCCCGTTGTTCAGGTTGCCCTGCCCGTTCCGCTGCCTCGCCTGTTTGACTACCTTCTGCCCGCCGATGCGCCGCAGCCGGTGGTGGGCGCCCGCGTCAGCGTGCCGTTTGGCAATCGTAAAATGATCGGCATTGTGGTGGCTGTAAAGGAAACCAGCGATCTGCCTTTGACTCAGCTCAAACCGCTGGAAAGCGTGCTGGACGATCAGAGCCTGTTCTCTCCAGCGCTGTGGCGCATCCTTAACTGGGCCGCCAGCTATTACCATTCGCCGCTCGGCGAGGTGCTCAACCATGCTCTACCCGTGCTGCTGCGCCAGGGCAAACCGGCTCAGGAAGCGCCACTCTGGCAATGGGTGGTCAACGATGCCGGACGTGAAGTGGCCATGGAGAGCCTCAAGCGTGCGCCGAAGCAGCAGCAAGCTTTGGCGGCACTGCGCCAACAGCCCCTCTATCGCCATCAGGTCAGCGAACAGGATCTGACTGACGCGGCACTGCAATCACTGCGAGCAAAAGGTCTGTGTGATCTGCGCGAACATGCGCCGCAGATGCACGACTGGCGCACCACTTTTGCCGTGAAAGGCGATCGCCTGCGTCTTAATACCGATCAGGCGATGGCCGTCGGCGCGATGCGCAGTGAAGATGATCATTATGCAGCATGGTTGCTGGCGGGGATAACCGGTTCGGGCAAGACCGAAGTCTATCTCAGCGTGTTAGAGAATGTGCTGGCGCGCGGCAAACAGGCGCTGGTACTGGTGCCGGAAATCGGTCTGACCCCGCAAACCATTGCTCGCTTCCGTGAACGCTTCGATGCGCCGATTGATGTGCTGCACTCGGCACTCAACGACAGCGAACGTCTTGCGGTGTGGCTGAGAGCGCGCCGTGGCGAAACCGCGATTATCATCGGCACGCGTTCCGCGCTGTTCACACCGCTGGCGCGTCCGGGGGTAATCATTATTGATGAAGAACACGACAGTTCGTACAAGCAGCAGGAAGGCTGGCGCTATCAGGCGCGCGATTTGGCGGTGTTTCGCGCCCACGAAGAAGATATTCCCATTGTCATGGGTTCAGCGACGCCTGCGCTGGAAACCCTGCATAATGTGCGCGTTGGCAAGTATCGACAGCTCAATCTCACCAAACGCGCGGGTAACGCCAAACCGGCGCTTCAGCAACTTATCGACCTTAAAGGCCAGCAGCTTAAAGGGGGACTTGCGCCCGCATTGCTGGGTAAAATGCGCCAGCACCTGCAGGCCGATAATCAGGTGTTGCTGTTCCTGAACCGTCGCGGATTCTCGCCAGCATTAATGTGCCACGACTGCGGCTGGCTGGCCGAGTGTCAGCGTTGCGACAGCTATTACACGCTGCATCAACATCATCGCCAGCTGCGCTGCCACCACTGCGACAGCCAGCGCCCGCTGCCCAATCAATGTCCGGGGTGCGGTTCCACACACCTGATGCCGGTCGGCGTCGGTACAGAGCAGCTTGAACAGCAGCTCAGCACACTCTTTCCCGGCGTACCGGTGTCGCGCATTGATCGCGATACCACCAGCCGCAAAGGTGCACTGGAGCAGCATCTGGCGGATGTGCATCGCGGCGGCGCCCGCATTCTGGTTGGCACACAGATGCTGGCAAAAGGGCACCATTTCCCCGACGTGACGCTGGTTTCCCTGCTGGATGTCGATGGCGCCTTATTCTCCGCCGATTTCCGCGCCGCTGAACGCTTTGCTCAACTCTATACCCAGGTGGCTGGGCGCGCCGGGCGCGCTGGTAAACAAGGTGAAGTACTGCTGCAGACGCACCATCCCGAGCATCCGCTGTTGCAGACGCTGCTGCATCGTGGCTATTTCGCCTTTGCCGAGGAAACCTTGCTGGAGCGCCAATCGGTGCAGCTGCCGCCGTGGACCAGCCACGCGCTGTTCCGCGCGGAGGACATGGACAATGCGCAGGCTGCTGAATTCCTCACGCAGCTGCGCAATTTACTCGAAGCCAGCCCGCTGAAAGATGAGGCCATGTGGTTGATGGGGCCGGTTCCGGCACTGGCACCGAAACGCAGTGGACGCTGGCGCTGGCAACTGTTGCTACAGCATCCTTCGCGTAAACGCCTGCAACAGCTGCTGAGCAGTTCGCTACCGCTGATCTCCACCCTGCCCGCCGCGCGCAAAACCAAATGGACACTGGATATCGATCCCACCGAGAGTTAG
- the metJ gene encoding met regulon transcriptional regulator MetJ, which produces MAEWNGEYISPYAEHGKKSEQVKKITVSIPLKVLKILTDERTRRQVNNLRHATNSELLCEAFLHAFTGQPLPNDVDLRKERSDEIPEEAKQIMREMGIDPDTWEY; this is translated from the coding sequence ATGGCTGAATGGAACGGCGAATATATCAGCCCTTACGCTGAACACGGCAAGAAGAGCGAGCAGGTTAAGAAGATTACAGTTTCTATCCCGCTGAAAGTGCTGAAAATTTTAACGGATGAACGCACGCGCCGTCAGGTGAACAACCTGCGTCATGCCACCAATAGCGAATTGCTGTGCGAAGCCTTTTTGCATGCTTTCACCGGGCAGCCGCTGCCAAATGATGTCGATTTGCGCAAAGAACGCAGCGATGAGATTCCGGAAGAAGCTAAGCAGATTATGCGTGAGATGGGCATCGATCCCGACACCTGGGAATACTGA
- the hslU gene encoding HslU--HslV peptidase ATPase subunit, whose amino-acid sequence MSEMTPREIVSELNRFIIGQDGAKKAVAIALRNRWRRMQLDEELRHEVTPKNILMIGPTGVGKTEIARRLAKLANAPFIKVEATKFTEVGYVGKEVDSIIRDLTDSAIKMVRSQAIEKNKYRAEEMAEERILDVLIPPAKNNWGQAEHAAEPSAARQSFRKKLREGQLDDKEIEIDLAASAAGVEIMAPPGMEEMTSQLQSMFQNLGGQKQKARKLKIKEAMKLLIEEEAAKLVNPEELKQDAIEAVEQHGIVFIDEIDKICKRGGQNAGGPDVSREGVQRDLLPLVEGCTVSTKHGMVKTDHILFIASGAFQVASPSDLIPELQGRLPIRVELQALTVNDFERILTEPNASVTVQYKALMGTEGVNVDFTEDGIRRIAEAAWQVNETTENIGARRLHTVLERLMEDISYDASDRNGESITIDADYVGKHLDELVADEDLSRFIL is encoded by the coding sequence ATGTCTGAGATGACTCCCCGCGAGATTGTCAGCGAGCTTAACCGCTTTATCATCGGCCAGGACGGCGCAAAGAAGGCCGTGGCGATTGCACTGCGTAATCGCTGGCGCCGCATGCAGCTCGACGAAGAGCTGCGCCATGAAGTGACGCCAAAAAATATTCTGATGATTGGCCCGACCGGTGTCGGTAAAACTGAAATTGCACGCCGTCTGGCAAAACTCGCCAACGCGCCTTTCATCAAAGTCGAAGCCACGAAATTCACCGAAGTGGGTTACGTGGGTAAAGAAGTCGACTCGATTATTCGCGATTTGACCGACTCCGCCATCAAAATGGTGCGCAGTCAGGCGATCGAGAAAAACAAATACCGCGCCGAAGAGATGGCAGAAGAGCGCATTCTTGATGTCCTGATCCCACCGGCGAAAAATAACTGGGGTCAAGCCGAGCACGCTGCCGAACCTTCTGCAGCCCGCCAGTCATTCCGCAAGAAGCTGCGTGAAGGCCAGCTGGACGACAAAGAGATTGAGATCGATCTGGCCGCATCAGCAGCCGGTGTTGAAATCATGGCGCCTCCGGGTATGGAAGAGATGACCAGCCAGCTGCAGTCGATGTTCCAGAACCTCGGTGGACAGAAGCAGAAAGCGCGCAAGCTGAAGATCAAAGAAGCCATGAAACTGCTGATTGAAGAAGAAGCGGCAAAATTGGTGAATCCGGAAGAGCTGAAGCAAGACGCTATCGAAGCCGTTGAGCAGCACGGTATCGTGTTCATCGATGAAATCGACAAAATCTGTAAGCGCGGCGGCCAGAATGCCGGCGGCCCGGATGTATCACGCGAAGGTGTGCAACGTGACCTGCTGCCACTGGTGGAAGGCTGCACCGTGTCCACCAAGCACGGCATGGTGAAAACTGATCACATTCTGTTTATCGCATCAGGCGCTTTCCAGGTTGCCAGTCCGTCAGATCTGATTCCAGAATTGCAGGGTCGTTTGCCGATCCGTGTAGAACTGCAGGCGCTGACCGTGAATGACTTTGAACGTATCCTGACGGAGCCAAACGCGTCTGTGACCGTACAGTACAAAGCGCTGATGGGCACAGAGGGTGTGAATGTTGATTTCACTGAAGACGGTATCCGTCGCATTGCCGAAGCGGCATGGCAGGTGAACGAAACCACCGAGAACATCGGCGCGCGTCGTCTGCACACCGTGCTGGAGCGTCTGATGGAAGACATTTCCTATGACGCCAGCGATCGCAACGGCGAATCCATCACTATTGATGCTGATTACGTTGGCAAACACCTGGACGAATTGGTGGCCGACGAAGATCTCAGCCGCTTTATTCTGTAA
- a CDS encoding bifunctional aspartate kinase/homoserine dehydrogenase II, whose product MTSSAGAGTPNKQLHKFGGSSLADARCYQRVASIMADYSQPGDLMVVSAAGSTTNQLISWLKLSQSDRLSAHQVQQALRRFHSELIAALLPAEFAETLTAAFIRDLERLAALLDGAITDAVYAEVVGHGEIWSARLMAAVLSQRDIESAWLDARDFLRAERAAQPQVDEGKSWPLLQALLAQHPHKRLVVTGFISRSDAGETVLLGRNGSDYSATQIGALAGVNRVTIWSDVAGVYSADPRKVSDACLLPLLRLDEASELARLAAPVLHTRTLQPVSNSDIDLQLRCSYQPEQGSTRIERVLASGTGARIVTSHDDVCLVEIHIPENHDFKTQQKEIDLLLKRAQLRPLAMGVHPDRRLLQLCYTSEVVNSAFNLLQDAALPGHLQLRDGLALVALVGAGVTRNPLHSHRFWQQIKDQPVEFVWQSEDHISIVAVLRVGPTQHLIQGLHQSLFRAEKRIGLMLFGKGNIGSRWLELFAREQESLSARTGFEYVLAGVADSRRSLLSYDGLEASRALAFFDDEAEERDEESLFLWMRAHPFDDLVVLDVTASAPLAQQYLDFASHGFHVISANKVAGASSSQSWRQIRDAFAKTGRHWLYNATVGAGLPVNHTVRDLRESGDSILAISGIFSGTLSWLFLQFDGTVPFSELVDQAWQQGLTEPDPRVDLSGQDVMRKLVILAREAGYDIEPDQVRVESLVPSDCEEESIDHFFENADELNDQMLQRFEAAQEMGLVLRYVARFDANGKARVGVEAVRPEHPLASLLPCDNVFAIESRWYRDNPLVIRGPGAGRDVTAGALQSDINRLAQLL is encoded by the coding sequence ATGACAAGTTCAGCAGGCGCGGGAACGCCGAACAAGCAGTTGCATAAATTTGGTGGCAGTAGCCTGGCGGATGCACGTTGTTATCAGCGTGTCGCCAGCATCATGGCGGATTACAGCCAGCCAGGCGATTTAATGGTGGTCTCTGCCGCAGGCAGCACCACCAACCAGCTGATTAGTTGGCTTAAACTGAGCCAGAGCGATCGCTTATCTGCCCATCAGGTGCAACAAGCTTTACGCCGTTTTCACAGCGAACTGATCGCTGCGCTGTTGCCTGCTGAATTTGCTGAAACGCTGACCGCTGCCTTTATTCGCGATTTGGAACGTCTGGCGGCCCTGCTTGACGGCGCTATCACCGATGCGGTGTATGCCGAAGTGGTGGGGCATGGTGAAATCTGGTCGGCACGCCTGATGGCGGCGGTGCTGAGCCAGCGTGATATCGAGTCTGCATGGCTGGACGCGCGTGACTTCCTGCGTGCCGAACGTGCTGCGCAACCACAGGTGGATGAAGGCAAGTCCTGGCCATTGCTACAGGCACTGCTGGCTCAACATCCTCATAAACGTTTGGTGGTAACCGGCTTTATCAGCCGTAGCGATGCCGGTGAAACGGTGTTGCTGGGTCGCAATGGTTCGGACTACTCAGCCACCCAGATCGGTGCGCTGGCAGGCGTAAACCGGGTCACCATCTGGAGCGATGTGGCCGGTGTCTATAGCGCCGATCCGCGTAAAGTGTCCGACGCCTGTTTGCTGCCGTTACTGCGTTTGGATGAGGCCAGCGAGCTGGCGCGTCTGGCCGCACCGGTATTGCATACCCGTACGCTGCAGCCCGTGTCGAATAGCGATATCGATCTGCAGTTGCGTTGCAGCTATCAACCTGAGCAGGGCTCAACGCGCATTGAGCGCGTACTGGCTTCCGGTACCGGCGCGCGTATTGTCACCAGCCACGACGATGTGTGCCTGGTAGAGATTCACATCCCAGAAAACCACGATTTCAAAACGCAGCAGAAAGAGATCGATCTGCTGCTGAAGCGTGCGCAACTGCGTCCGTTAGCAATGGGCGTCCATCCTGACCGCCGTCTACTGCAACTTTGCTATACCTCCGAAGTGGTGAACAGCGCATTCAATTTATTGCAGGACGCTGCGCTGCCGGGTCATCTGCAACTGCGCGATGGCTTAGCGCTGGTGGCGCTAGTGGGCGCGGGCGTGACGCGCAACCCGCTGCACAGCCATCGTTTCTGGCAGCAAATCAAAGACCAGCCGGTCGAGTTCGTCTGGCAGTCGGAAGATCACATTAGTATTGTTGCGGTGTTACGCGTAGGACCGACACAGCACTTGATTCAGGGGCTGCACCAATCACTGTTCCGCGCGGAAAAACGCATTGGTCTGATGCTGTTTGGCAAAGGCAACATCGGCTCCCGCTGGCTGGAACTGTTTGCGCGTGAGCAGGAGAGCTTATCTGCACGTACCGGTTTCGAATACGTGCTGGCGGGCGTGGCAGATAGCCGCCGCAGCCTGCTGAGTTATGACGGCCTGGAAGCTAGCCGTGCGCTCGCCTTCTTTGATGACGAAGCCGAAGAGCGTGATGAAGAGTCGCTGTTCCTGTGGATGCGCGCCCATCCGTTCGATGATTTAGTGGTTCTGGACGTCACCGCCAGCGCGCCACTGGCACAGCAATATCTTGATTTTGCCAGCCACGGTTTCCATGTTATCAGCGCCAACAAAGTCGCAGGCGCATCCAGCAGCCAGAGTTGGCGGCAGATTCGTGATGCGTTCGCCAAAACCGGTCGTCACTGGCTGTATAACGCCACGGTAGGCGCAGGATTGCCGGTGAACCATACGGTGCGCGATCTGCGCGAAAGCGGCGACAGCATTCTGGCCATCAGTGGTATTTTCTCCGGCACGCTGTCCTGGCTGTTCCTGCAATTTGATGGCACCGTGCCATTCAGTGAGCTGGTGGATCAGGCCTGGCAGCAAGGTCTCACCGAACCCGATCCGCGCGTGGATCTGTCGGGGCAGGATGTGATGCGCAAGCTGGTAATCCTGGCGCGTGAAGCCGGTTATGACATCGAGCCGGATCAGGTACGTGTTGAATCGCTGGTGCCGTCGGATTGCGAAGAAGAATCGATTGACCACTTCTTCGAGAATGCCGACGAGTTGAATGACCAAATGCTGCAACGCTTTGAAGCGGCGCAGGAGATGGGTCTGGTGCTGCGCTATGTGGCACGTTTCGATGCCAACGGTAAAGCCCGTGTGGGGGTGGAAGCGGTGCGTCCGGAACATCCGCTGGCTTCACTGCTGCCGTGCGATAACGTGTTTGCTATCGAAAGCCGCTGGTATCGTGACAACCCACTGGTGATCCGCGGGCCGGGCGCCGGCCGTGATGTGACAGCCGGTGCGTTACAATCGGATATCAATCGCCTCGCACAGCTACTGTAA
- the cytR gene encoding DNA-binding transcriptional regulator CytR: MDQKQPSSAATMKDVAEKAGVSTATVSRALMNPEKVSAATRQKVEQAVIDVGYAPHGLARNAKRGETQTILVIVPDICDPFFSEIIRGVEVTAAQEGYLVLIGDCAHQDQQEKTFLNLMLTRQIDGMVLLGSQLPFDAGIEDQRNLPPMVMGNEFAPEMALPTVHIDNLTAAFEAVNHLLQLGHRQIACITGPEHIPLSQYRLQGYIQALRRSSIAIDPTMIVHGDFTFEAGASALKQLMSLPQPPKAIFCHSDLMALGAMNQARKLGMRIPQDLSVVGFDDIELAQYYDPPLTTVAQPRFAIGREAMLLLLDELQGKRVNNGSRLLDAELRVRGSTAPATKREK, encoded by the coding sequence TTGGACCAGAAGCAACCTTCATCTGCTGCCACCATGAAAGATGTGGCCGAGAAAGCCGGCGTGTCTACCGCCACGGTTTCTCGCGCGCTGATGAACCCGGAAAAAGTCTCGGCTGCCACCCGGCAGAAAGTAGAACAAGCGGTGATTGATGTCGGCTATGCGCCACACGGGCTGGCGCGCAATGCCAAACGCGGCGAAACGCAAACCATATTGGTGATAGTGCCGGACATCTGCGATCCGTTCTTTAGTGAAATCATCCGAGGCGTCGAAGTCACGGCGGCGCAGGAGGGCTATCTGGTGCTGATTGGCGACTGCGCACATCAGGATCAGCAGGAAAAAACCTTCCTCAACCTGATGTTGACGCGCCAAATCGACGGCATGGTGCTACTGGGTTCACAACTGCCGTTCGATGCAGGAATTGAAGATCAGCGTAACCTGCCGCCGATGGTGATGGGCAACGAATTCGCCCCGGAAATGGCTCTGCCTACCGTGCACATTGATAACCTGACGGCGGCATTTGAAGCCGTCAATCATCTGCTGCAACTCGGTCATCGCCAGATTGCCTGCATTACCGGGCCGGAACACATCCCGCTCAGCCAGTATCGTTTACAAGGCTACATCCAGGCTCTGCGCCGCAGCAGTATCGCTATCGATCCCACGATGATTGTGCACGGTGATTTCACCTTCGAAGCCGGTGCCAGTGCGTTGAAACAGCTGATGAGCTTACCGCAACCGCCGAAAGCCATTTTCTGCCACAGCGACTTGATGGCATTGGGTGCGATGAATCAGGCACGAAAGCTGGGCATGCGCATTCCGCAGGATCTTTCCGTAGTGGGATTTGACGATATCGAACTGGCGCAGTATTACGATCCCCCACTCACCACCGTGGCACAGCCGCGATTTGCCATTGGCCGCGAGGCGATGCTGCTGTTGCTGGATGAACTGCAGGGCAAACGCGTCAACAACGGCTCACGTTTACTCGACGCGGAATTACGCGTGCGCGGAAGCACCGCACCCGCCACAAAACGGGAAAAATAG